AAGCCGGTAAACCCTTTTATTGGGGCTCTTTTATTTCTTATCGCCATTATCCTTTTAGCCATTACCGGGCCACTTGGTTTCGTCTACGGTATTTTTCACAGCCTATTTACTCGTGGTATAAAAGGAATTGGCGAGTATTTGCTAAAAATCGCCATTTCCGTAGACCAACTGGGCAACGTTATTATGCAACATCTGATGAACGTACTTTGGACGAATAAAAACGGATATAAATTCGGCAACAGAGATGAAACCATTTCAAGCGCCCTAGGAAGAAATAAAAAGTTAGGGACCTTGACCGCCGCGGGAAGATTGATGGATAAAATCTTAGATATTATAGACCCTGATCATTCCCTTAATTCCATTGATTATTATGTAGAACCGTCCGAAGATATAATAGACCATTTGGCATGGATACACTTTAAAGACAAACAAATTCTTTGTTTAAAAAAGCTGGGTACTGATGCTGATTTTTATTTTATTCCTAAAGGGATACGACTTGAAGGGGAAACGGATGCCCAAACACTTTTAACGACCACTAAAGACATGCTCAACATTGATATTGACAGTCTTTCCATGGAATTCATTGGTATCTTTGAGGCACAGGCTTTAGGTAAGAAACCCGGAATTTTATCTCGGATGACTTGTTACACCGCTATGCATTCAGGTGAGTTTTTGCCCGATTCGGAATTATATGAAATTGCTTGGCTAACCTATGACCAAAAAGATAAGCTTAGCGAAGTGGACCAGTTAATTTTTGACATTCTCCATCAGAACGGATTGCTTTCATAAAAGCTGTATATTTAGTTTCAATTACCAAACCACCTTAAAATGTTCAAATATTTCACCGGCCTATTTCTCATGATAGGCTTAACCTCCCTATCCGCTCAAACCGAAAAACCCAATGTACTTTTTATCTGTGTTGATGACCTCCGTACCGAACTTGGTGCTTATGGTAAACACTATGTAAAATCTCCTAATATGGACGCTCTTGCTAAAAGCGGAGCTCTTTTTACGAATCACTACGTTCAAGTTCCTACTTGTGGTGCTTCAAGACATGCCATTCTTACTGGAATGCGTCCGTCAAAACCTGTTCATCTTTCAAACAATGCCATTGTTGAAGAACTTTCTATAAAAACTGAATCATCAGTTCCAGAAACATTTATCCATCGTTTTAAACAAGCAGGGTATCATACGGTAGGCATAGGAAAAATAAGCCATTCGGCGGATGGATACGTCTACGGTTATGAAGAAGAACCAACCACTAAAAAAGAACTTCCCCATAGCTGGAGTGACCTAGCATTCGATTCCGGAAAATGGAAAACTGGTTGGAACGCTTTCTTTGCCTATGAAAGCGGCGAGAACAGACAGAGCTTAAAAAAACAAGTGAAGCCCTATGAAGCTGGAGAAACCGATGACCAGGGCTATCCTGATGGTTTAACGACCAATCTTGCCATCTCCAAATTAAAAGAACTTAAGAAAAATGGAGAACCTTTTTTTATGGGCGTCGGTTTTTTTAAACCACACCTTCCTTTTAACGCTCCCAAAAAATACTGGGATCTTTACAATGAAGAAAACTTGCCAGTTTCCACTAACCCTAATATTCCTGAAAATATCAACCAAAAAAGTCTTCATGCAAGCAGTGAGTTCAATCAGTATGCCCTTGGTGAAGAAAAAGCAGGTCTGGACAAACAGGTATCCGATGCGTATGCTCGTAAACTGAAACATGCCTATCTCGCCTCCATCAGTTACATAGATGCACAGATAGGGAGGCTTTACCAACAATTAAAAGAATTGGAACTCGATAAAAACACCATAATCGTTATTTGGGGAGATCACGGTTGGCATTTAGGCGACCAACGCGTTTGGGGAAAACATACACTTTTTGAAAATGCATTGAAAAGCACATTGATTATTAACTCCCCATATTCCCAACATAAAGCAAAGAAGGTAAGGGCCATTGTGGAAAGCGTAGATATCTACCCTACCCTATTAGATATGTGCGGAATTGAGCAAACAAAGTCTACTGACGGTGAAAGCTTTGAAAAACATATAAAATATAACATTCCAGATACAGAAGAGGTTGCTTACAGTTATTTCAAAAATGGTATTTCCATGCGAACCAAAACCTACAGGTTAACAAAATACTTTAGAAAAGACCAACCGGATATTGAATTATATGACCACCACAAGGGCAATGCCAAAGAAGATAAAAATATTGCTAAAGAGAATCCTGAGATAATAAAAGAGCTAATGCCACTTTTAGAAAAAGGAGATACCGGGCTTTTCACAGTTAGCGAATAAAATGTGTGCAAGACGGTATCCTTGTATTACTCTGAAAAGTTTTTGTTACTTTGTCGTCATAAATTTTAAAATCAAATAATGGAAGTTTTAGGCATAGATGTAGGTGGTTCTGGTATAAAAGGTGCCATTGTAAATATTGAAACCGGAAAACTGGTTACCGAGCGCTACCGTATACCTACTCCTGAATCACGTAAGCCAGAAGACATGGCCGACGTAATTGCACAAATCGTAACACATTTTGATTACAAAGGAAAAGTGGGCGTTGGATTTCCTACTGTTATAAAAAGAGGGGTCTGCAAATCTCCTGGTAATCTTCATAAAAGCTGGATGAACACTAATGTTGAAGAGCTTTTCAAGAAAAAGACGGGACTTGATGTTACTGTAGTTAACGATGCTGATATTGCTGGCTATGCCTCTATGAACTACGGCACAGGAAAAGACATGGAAGGCCTCGTTGTTATGATCACTATTGGTACTGGGCTTGGAAGCGGAGCTTTTCTTGATGGAAAATTGATTCCTAATTTTGAGTTAGGTCAAATTCCATATAAAAAATACAAAAAAATAGAACTTTGGGCAGCAGGTTCCGCTAAAGACCGCGAAGGCCTATCCTATAAAAAATGGGGCAAGCGCTTCAATAAATTCCTAAAATTGGTAGAATTGATTGTTTCTCCAGATACTATTCTACTAGGAGGTGGAGCATCAAAAGATTTTGATGAATTTAAAGATTGTATTACTATTGAAACACCGGTTATACCAGCAGGCTTAAAAAACCATGCTGGAATTGTAGGAGCCGCTGCTGCAGCCTTCCACAATATATCTTACCACTAAAGAAACAACAAGATATATAATAAAAAAGAGCCTTGATCAAGGCTCTTTTTTATTGGTATTATTTTATAGTTGCATTTTCTGGAGGAGAGAAGAAATCATCATTAATATCCTTCACAAAATGAATATCAGAGATATCAATTTGTGTAATGTACTCACCCTGCTTCCCTTGTTCGGTTGTCCAATGTGTTTTTAGTTCATTAGGCAAAAGCACACCGCTTACATTTACCAATTCGCCAACCTCCATAAACTTTTCAGGATTGTGACCTCCATCTTTAAAGTACTCAGGGTAAGAAACTATATATCTTGTAGCGGTCAACAAATGTGATTCTTTATCAAACTGAAGAATATAGTAATCATCCGGTGCATCTCCAGTACCAGCGGCAAAAGTTACTTTTACCACGTCATTCGCTTTATTCTTATACGTTGTTTCCGGCAACAACTCTAGATTTACACCTTCACCATCCAGTATAAACGGATGCCCCATTAAATAAAGCGGAGTAAGCGCCCAAAACTTAGTATCATATGCAAAAGCGGTAGAATCCTTAGCTTTCACCCAAGCAGTCTCTCCATCCCAGCCAAATGTTGCAGTACTATCCGTAGTGCTAGTATGCACTGCTTTATTGCGCCATACGTCTACTACCTGATAACTATCGCGTTGCGTGCTACCGTCCAATGGTTGATAATTAAAACGAAAAGACAATGCCCCGTTACCATACCAATTTTTAAGTCCTCCATGAGCTTCCATCGCGGCCCAAACAATTTTACCGGCATCAGTTACTTCAAGTCTGCTTTTAGCCTTCTCTACACGGTTATTGACCCAAGATTCCGGAATCACATAACTATCGGATACTTCCTGCGCCGCAGTATCCGTCGCTTCTTTCTTAGCCTTAGGCTGTTCGTTACAAGATGACATCAAAATAACAGAAGACATTAATAAACCTGCTAAATATACTTTCATAGATTTTATTTTAATTTTAAAAAATAAGGTAGTCGAACCACGGACTTTAACCTTTCATTATATATCAAAAAAAAAGCCTGAACATTGTTCAGGCTTCTCTATTTATGCAATTTTATTTCTCTTTCTGTCTACTTCCGTTAAGTAGATTTTCCTAAGCCGTAGATGATTTGGAGTAACCTCAACGTACTCATCTTTCTGAATATATTCCAACGCCTCCTCTAACGAGAATTTAATTGCCGGAACAATCTTCGCTTTATCATCAGCACCTGAAGAACGAACGTTAGAAAGTTTCTTAGTTTTAGTAATGTTAACCGTCATGTCATCTCCACGAGAGTTTTCACCAATTACCTGACCTTCGTAAATATCTTCACCTGGATCAACAAAAAACTTACCTCTATCCTGTAATTTATCAATTGAATAAGGAATAGCTTTTCCTGTTTCCATAGAAACCAAAGAACCATTTTGTCTTTGCGGAATATCCCCTTTCATTGGTTGGTACTCTAAGAAGCGGTGTGCCATAATAGCCTCGCCTGCAGTAGCTGTCAACAATTGGTTACGAAGACCGATGATACCTCTTGAAGGAATCAAGAACTCACAAACCATACGCTCACCTTTAGCCTCCATACTGGTCATCTCACCTTTTCTTATAGAAACCATTTCTACAGCTTTCCCAGAAACTGATTCCGGTAAATCAATAGTTAAAGATTCTATTGGCTCACATTTAACACCGTCAATCTCTTTTATGATAACCTGTGGCTGTCCAATTTGAAGCTCATAACCTTCACGACGCATCGTTTCAATCAATACGGAAAGGTGAAGTACACCACGACCAAAAACCAAAAACTTATCCGCACTATCAGTTTCACTTACACGTAACGCCAAGTTCTTTTCAAGCTCTTTTTGAAGTCTTTCATTAATATGTCTGGAAGTAACGAACTTACCATCTTTACCAAAGAACGGACTATCATTAATAGTGAACAACATACTCATTGTTGGTTCATCTATCGCAATAGTTTTTAAGCCTTCAGGGGTTTCAATATCAGCAACAGTATCACCAATTTCAAAACCTTCAATACCTGTAATAGCACAAATATCTCCAGTAGCTACCTCTTGTACTTTAAGTCTTCCAAGTCCTTCAAAAACAAAAAGTTCTTTTACTTTAGATTTTACGATAGACCCATCTCTTTTTACCAAAGAAATCTGTTGCCCTTCTTTCAAACTACCTCTTTGTAATCTACCAATCGCAATACGACCTGTAAAAGAAGAGAAATCTAAAGATGTAATCAGCATTTGCGTATTACCTTCTTTTGGTTCAAAAGTGGGTATATGCTCAATCACCATATCTAATAATGGCTCTATATTTTCTGTTTCGTCTTTCCAATCTTCACTCATCCAGTTGTTCTTTGCAGAACCGTAGACTGTTGGAAAATCTAGCTGCCATTCTTCAGCACCTAACTCGAACATTAAATCAAAAACTTTCTCATGAACTTCTTCAGGAGTACAGTTTTCTTTATCTACTTTATTAATAACTACACAAGGCTTCAAACCTAAGTCAATCGCTTTTTGAAGTACAAAACGCGTTTGTGGCATTGGGCCTTCAAAAGCATCAACCAACAATAAAACACCATCGGCCATGTTCAATACACGCTCTACTTCACCACCAAAATCGGCGTGACCAGGGGTATCA
This genomic interval from Zobellia roscoffensis contains the following:
- a CDS encoding NUDIX hydrolase; amino-acid sequence: MILKKQTYRPDKPVNPFIGALLFLIAIILLAITGPLGFVYGIFHSLFTRGIKGIGEYLLKIAISVDQLGNVIMQHLMNVLWTNKNGYKFGNRDETISSALGRNKKLGTLTAAGRLMDKILDIIDPDHSLNSIDYYVEPSEDIIDHLAWIHFKDKQILCLKKLGTDADFYFIPKGIRLEGETDAQTLLTTTKDMLNIDIDSLSMEFIGIFEAQALGKKPGILSRMTCYTAMHSGEFLPDSELYEIAWLTYDQKDKLSEVDQLIFDILHQNGLLS
- a CDS encoding sulfatase — encoded protein: MFKYFTGLFLMIGLTSLSAQTEKPNVLFICVDDLRTELGAYGKHYVKSPNMDALAKSGALFTNHYVQVPTCGASRHAILTGMRPSKPVHLSNNAIVEELSIKTESSVPETFIHRFKQAGYHTVGIGKISHSADGYVYGYEEEPTTKKELPHSWSDLAFDSGKWKTGWNAFFAYESGENRQSLKKQVKPYEAGETDDQGYPDGLTTNLAISKLKELKKNGEPFFMGVGFFKPHLPFNAPKKYWDLYNEENLPVSTNPNIPENINQKSLHASSEFNQYALGEEKAGLDKQVSDAYARKLKHAYLASISYIDAQIGRLYQQLKELELDKNTIIVIWGDHGWHLGDQRVWGKHTLFENALKSTLIINSPYSQHKAKKVRAIVESVDIYPTLLDMCGIEQTKSTDGESFEKHIKYNIPDTEEVAYSYFKNGISMRTKTYRLTKYFRKDQPDIELYDHHKGNAKEDKNIAKENPEIIKELMPLLEKGDTGLFTVSE
- the ppgK gene encoding polyphosphate--glucose phosphotransferase, whose amino-acid sequence is MEVLGIDVGGSGIKGAIVNIETGKLVTERYRIPTPESRKPEDMADVIAQIVTHFDYKGKVGVGFPTVIKRGVCKSPGNLHKSWMNTNVEELFKKKTGLDVTVVNDADIAGYASMNYGTGKDMEGLVVMITIGTGLGSGAFLDGKLIPNFELGQIPYKKYKKIELWAAGSAKDREGLSYKKWGKRFNKFLKLVELIVSPDTILLGGGASKDFDEFKDCITIETPVIPAGLKNHAGIVGAAAAAFHNISYH
- a CDS encoding LolA-like protein, with translation MKVYLAGLLMSSVILMSSCNEQPKAKKEATDTAAQEVSDSYVIPESWVNNRVEKAKSRLEVTDAGKIVWAAMEAHGGLKNWYGNGALSFRFNYQPLDGSTQRDSYQVVDVWRNKAVHTSTTDSTATFGWDGETAWVKAKDSTAFAYDTKFWALTPLYLMGHPFILDGEGVNLELLPETTYKNKANDVVKVTFAAGTGDAPDDYYILQFDKESHLLTATRYIVSYPEYFKDGGHNPEKFMEVGELVNVSGVLLPNELKTHWTTEQGKQGEYITQIDISDIHFVKDINDDFFSPPENATIK
- the typA gene encoding translational GTPase TypA — encoded protein: MSTTTKNIAIIAHVDHGKTTLVDKIMYHCQLFRENQNTGDLILDNNDLERERGITITSKNVSVVYKDTKINIIDTPGHADFGGEVERVLNMADGVLLLVDAFEGPMPQTRFVLQKAIDLGLKPCVVINKVDKENCTPEEVHEKVFDLMFELGAEEWQLDFPTVYGSAKNNWMSEDWKDETENIEPLLDMVIEHIPTFEPKEGNTQMLITSLDFSSFTGRIAIGRLQRGSLKEGQQISLVKRDGSIVKSKVKELFVFEGLGRLKVQEVATGDICAITGIEGFEIGDTVADIETPEGLKTIAIDEPTMSMLFTINDSPFFGKDGKFVTSRHINERLQKELEKNLALRVSETDSADKFLVFGRGVLHLSVLIETMRREGYELQIGQPQVIIKEIDGVKCEPIESLTIDLPESVSGKAVEMVSIRKGEMTSMEAKGERMVCEFLIPSRGIIGLRNQLLTATAGEAIMAHRFLEYQPMKGDIPQRQNGSLVSMETGKAIPYSIDKLQDRGKFFVDPGEDIYEGQVIGENSRGDDMTVNITKTKKLSNVRSSGADDKAKIVPAIKFSLEEALEYIQKDEYVEVTPNHLRLRKIYLTEVDRKRNKIA